Sequence from the Nymphaea colorata isolate Beijing-Zhang1983 chromosome 9, ASM883128v2, whole genome shotgun sequence genome:
CTGGAGACGGCGCAGCTAAAGCCACCCTCTTGGGAAAAGGTTTCTTAGGAAAAGCAAGTGTGAGGGGCGATCTTATTCCTAGGAAAACTGATTGAAACGAACACACTGGAGAAAAAGTTCACGTACCAAAagtataattgggaaaataGCTGGAGCTCAGCAACTGCAAACTTTAATGGGCCATGCCATTTTTTAGGCAAAATTGAGTCTCAATATTCTGTCATGCGATTGCTTTTCAACATCAAACttcccaatatttttttaaatgcttaCTAAATCAAACAGGGTTTTATTGGAAAAGCAGTTTTGAGTCAACCTCTCGCCTTCCGATTTCTGGTGGTGGTGGCCCATAAGATATCAAACACATATTTACTTATCATGTCTTTTCCTTAGGCAATTCTCAAGGTATGGAGTAGCGATGTCAACGGATTCGATTGGGATCagatatatctttaatcatatgCACTTTtttgatattcacatattcgaattcaaataaagaaaagtcatgtccaaatccgaatctgaaatcccATTTTACAATTCGAATTCGATTTTTTATAtcccaatccaaatccgaaatttgaattgaattttgccaatttttaacATTTAGTAGCATTacatacaagatatttgtctaaaaatgaatatatatttgaatctgaatccgatcagatgtcatttactaaatccgaatccgatctgatttcttaatcagatattaattttttttcccatgtcCATTTTTTCGAATCGGATCTGATCAGTCGGATATccaatttaaatcagatatattgatgTCCCTAGTATCGATGTATCTCCAAGAGGCCAAAGCCCCCTTAAGAGCTAGAAAGTTCTGGCAAATGAGcaattttaagtttaaatttcaaactttaaggagCACTTATAcgtaaaaaattgaaaattattgcagtttttgtatgtaaataaaataaattttgtgggctGGTGTAATGTAGATGAGTGGCAATGACACTTCCCCCTTCTCCCCTACCTCCAGGACGCAGGACTGGTTCACAAAATGtgcaaattaaaattatttttatgggtgttttcttgaatttgaatAATGGCATTAGAAGCCTTTTGTATTAACTTAATCCATAGTTGCCGCTAATGTATACATTGTCAAGTACCTAAGGTCAAGGACTtgattaaagatgaaaaaataatttaaaatctaGTTGAGGTTTTATAGCTCAATATCTACAAAAGCTCTAACTCAGCTAGACGAAGCTCGAACCCAGCAAAGTATGAGGTGAGCATAAATTGGCACCCACTAGCTTTAAAACACAACTTCTTACTTGAAAACCTACAAAAATGAACATTACATCATATGATAATGGTAATATGCCTAATCGAGAGAGCTAGTGTGGGTAGTTTTCAAAATAATCTTATAAAATTTAGCAGTACTCATTACCTATAACAGATTACTACTGTCTCATGTTTTTGTTCCAAAATTGGgtgtagattcataaaacagtatGTTACAGGGTTTCGTGAATTTGACTTAAGTTTTAAGTCGTTGAGccgtaacaatttgttattggtATCAAACGGCCTCTTAAGAGTCTAGTATGTTTTGGATGAGTGTCTTTTAACCAAAAGTTTTTAATTCTACCATGGATAATCAAACTTCCAAAGATTTGTTTCATTCGTCAAGTTTGGCTTCAACTTGTTTAATGGACGAGCCTAAAACAAGACATGCTCACCTTGCCCAacacattatttatatatataaaggtatTGGAACCAAATGGCTGGTGGATGTTATCATATAGCCAAACAATTAAAAACTGTCAATAATGCACCTTCAATTGTTGTTAAAGCATCATGAACCGCTGGCTACATTTTTAAACTTgtagtgatatatatatatatatatatatatatatatatatatatatatatatatatatatattctgctaCATACAGCAAATAAAAAGGCATAAAGGGTAGAAGATATGGATGAtggttttgcatgttttttctaAAAGCTGGAATGAAAAGGACGGATTCCATGGGAGCTAATGATTGGTTGGATTGATATAATGGTAGTTCGACTAAAAGTGCATACTTTTTTCATGccatgccaaaaaaaaaaaaaaaagaaggatggCCTTTGAAAACGACCCATCATTCACGTTATCCCATGAAACCGGATTTTAACAAATCGGACCCGACCGGATCGGATTCTAATCTTTTAACTGGCGTAATTTCATTTTACGTATCATCTACTTCAAATTCCGATCCCCTCCCCAATGCGCAGGGAAATTGAATTCAAGGGCTCAAATTTGCCCATAATCCGGAGGAGGCAGGGGGTCGGGGGTGAgcgcaagaaaaaaaaaattatattaaaaaagtcatttttttttttaaatttgcctTGACCCGTCGCTCCTTTTGACCCGACCCACCGACCGTTTGGCctgcccctaaaaaaaaatcctggctttgCCCATGCGCGGAAGTGGGCTTCGTGTAATGAATATAAACTCGGTCagctcgagtttgagctcgaaTTCGGGTCAAGTCATGTATTGCTCGGCTTGAGCTTGATTCGAATTCAAGTAGAGTTTTGTGAGGGAAGCTTGAGCTGCACTTAGTAAACTGGgtttgaatttgagctcaactcatttaagtTCGTTCCACTTCATGCGTACTTTCTCTTAAATGAAAACGAACATCTCAAAAACAGGTGTTAAGatttataaacaaataattACTGACATGCCCTTGAAGATTAACTAAGTTTAAACAAGCCAAGCTCATATAACTTGAATCCAACTCATTTATAACTGGAGTTTTAACTCGAGCTTGAGTGCGACTTGCTTGTTAAACGAGCCAATCTTACAAAAGCAAATTTGAGccaagcccgagttggctcgactggTTGTACATCCTTATCTTCATATCTGTGAATTTTTTCCATGCAATCCGAAAAATCTGTTCTTGGGTTGCTGATTGGTGAATTGGCCAATTCATCAATTTAGCTGAACGAGTTAGTTGTTAATAAGCCAAAAAGTATTGATTTTAACTAAATGCTTGATTTTACCATTTTCCTGCATTAATAGTTGACGGCAACATTGCCCTTTATTACATGGGACACGCATGACCCAATTTATATGTGTTAAATGACTGGTAGTAACGCATTTGTAATGATGACGATGACAATAACGAATAGAATCATGTGGCGCTCACTGACACACTCCAACGACtgcaaaaaaagttgaaaactcTCAGTCTTTAATGTTTAGATGTTTAGAAATGCTAGCTAGGCACCTCTTTGAGGGGCCAAGCATAATTAGTTGGGTGAATAATTATTCCAGAGGCCAAGCATAATTAGTTGGGTGAATAATTATTGTAAGGTACATTACTTGTTTGAATTTTATGGATGCTACTCCTCTAAATCTTCAATGATTGTGATACTTAGGCTTGCGAgtatattgtatttttttagGTTCCAATGGTACAATGAAGGGCCTTTAAATCTTCAATGGTTGCGATACTTAGGCTTGCGAGTATATTGTACTTTCTTAGGTTCCAATGGTACAATATAGGGCTTTGAAGACATGAAGAATAGGGGCCTTCAGGACGTGTTAGATTTTTTTGGATGCTACTCCTTTAAACCTTCAATGGTTCCGATACTTAGACTTGCGGGTATATTGTACTTTCTTATGTTCCAATGGTATAGAAGACATGAAGAATAGGGGCTTTCAGCTCATTTCTGAACAGTAGGTTTTTAACCTTCACgatgtgtttgatttttatggatgcTAATCCTTTAAACCTTCAATGGTTGCGGTACTTAGGCTTGCGGGTATATTGTACTTTCTTAGGTTCTAATGGTACAATGCAGGGCTCTGAAGACATAAAGAATAAGCGCCTTCAAGTATAGGCGCCTTCAAGTCATTTCTAAACAGTATGTTGTTAACCTTCTTCTTGCTCACCTAAAAATTTAACTCATTTAGACTTACCTTTACATTATATGCAGTGTAAGGAGACTATGAGGATAGAACATTTGTTCACCAATGTCATCTCTTCAATGGATAAGCATTTGTTTCACCTCCCAATTGGTTGGACATAGGTGCGATGATTTACTATTCACGGGCGAAGTCCGGGCATCAGACTTCATGCTCCAATAATTGGCTCGGAGTATATCAGGCTTCTTCATGCATGCTCCGCCCCATGTTTTTTTCTCTGTCCACTTGCCTGCATCAGAGCCATGGCCCGCCCCCTCTAGTGCTAACTCCACACATAATAACAAACTAAACAGATGCCCTCTAATGCGTGAGGGAAGGTCTTCGATTTCGTAATCGAAGGTCTCATAGTCTCAAGAGGGCGGTCTTAATACAAGAACTGAGAACTTGAGAGATCTCAAGACTTTGACCTTTGAAGATTTGttgatataaaataaagagTTGTAGAAGTTAAGCAAAACTTCAAGTCCAACACAAGATCTTTAGTTTATCATATCACAGAACACAAGATCTTTGTTCGTTATGTCATAGAAGAATTTTTTGGCTTGTAGATGTATTGGCTTTCATCATACGTCGTCAATTGAACACATCAGCCAACCCATATGGCGCATCAAACTCATGGATTTGGTCCGCCCGTGGAACATTAATCTCTTTGCACCTCATTAGTGTAAGCAgcttgtttttaaaagaaacagtAAGGAAGCAGGTAAGACAAGCAAGACGCGTAAAGAAGCTAAGAACTTCCTTTTTTGAAGGAAACTGTGTGAAACATTAACAGATGCTCCAATTTTGCTGACAACTACTAAATAAGAAAGATCAGTTGCCAGTGGATAGATGATTTTGTTTTGAACAACTTGAGGAGTTACATTCCTTTACTCttctttgaaatttattttcattaattccTTTACTCttctttgaaatttattttcattaatataGCTCAGATTCATCAGTACTCTTCGATATGGTAAATCTCTGGTGTCAATGCTGCCAGCGAAAGCTGACAACGCTCAGAACAGCAGAAGCCAGCAAGAATAAACATTAAACAGGAGCAAGCACCGTCCTTTCCTCATTTATGCGCAATACTCCGCATCAGATTAGCCATAGTAACTCCATTTATCCATGAAAACCAACAAAGTACAAAAGTTCCTACCCATTGCAGCACCACCACCATtaaagaagcaaagaaaaagtATTAAACGAAGCCAGCACCGTCCTCTCCTCATTTATGCGCAATACTCCGCATCAGATTAGCTAATAATAACTCCATTTATCCATGAAAAGCAACAAAGTACCAAAGTTCCTACCCATTGCAGCCCCACCACCATTaaagaagcaaaggaaaagaagaaaagcctcTATTCTGGCTCTCTGTAGAACCAGGAAAGtgcagaagcagaagaagaacaTGGACCAAAGTCCAAACAGAAGAAGCCCCAACGCCCACTACAAGTCTACAACAAGCCCCATAtcaactctctctctaacaGAAGAACATAGATCCAACAGAATAAGCCACAGTTAAAACAAACCCATTTAGAACTCTCTCCCTTGGCCTCTCTTGATTCCTTGCTATCAATCTTTATTCATTTGTAAGCAAGGCATGAATAGTACGTAGTAGCAGTTACTTGAGAGGTGGCGGTGGCTCATTCATGTCATTTTGATCCAATGCATCAGTGatgtggaggaggaggatgaggtggagatggggttggggttggggcgCCATGAGAATGACCGGGGGGAGGGGATGCGCTGGGGGGGCAGATGGACGGGGCAAAGGCGAAGGGCCCGGCGGCGAAGAGGGACGTCGGCGGATTGCCGCCGAGGGAACGCTCGAAGAGGACGGGGGCGCCCCGCATGCCGCCATTGAGGTTGGTGGGGATGTTGCAGGGGGACTTGGCGGAGGAGACGAGATAGAGGTAGCACTTGTGGACGCCGTAGCTGGTGACCTTCACCTTGGAGGACTCGATGTAGAAGTAGCCGTTCTTGTCTGTCATCCCTTCCACCACCATCGGCACCCTCGAGTTGTTGCAGACCAGCTTGACGGTTGCTCCTGTaaaacagagagaaagggaaACAGGAAAGAAAGCATAAGACAGAGAATGCGTTCATTCATTggtcttccttctttctctctttcattaaACGTTTGGTTGCTGATGTTGGAGACATGCTTCTGTGAAAAGAAAcggagaaaggaaagaagaacaaTGTCCgagtttcttcactttttgtTTCTCTACATTTTGATGCTAGGATTAGTTTAGTAAAACCCAAAAGAttacactctctctctttgctgtAAACCGCTTCACCATTGAACCTGAAGCAAGTGAACTGGCTTTCTCATTAgctttttgaacattttactATTCAAACAGGCATCAAACCCTCGAGACCAACTTGTCTCTCTATGACAGACACCATTAAAAAACAGAGCAGTAAAGGGGAGCTCAGCTCAAACAATGCTTGCAGTCAGAGTGAAGAATAAGAAACAGGATATCGCATAAGAATCTTATGAGTCTTAGTTATCATACAGACCGAGCAAAGGAGTGGCGCCAACCAGAGTGTCCACGTCCTTGTAAGCGCATGATTTGCAGTAAACAACTCCCTCCACGGCCACACGACTGCGAGGAGCAGGCGAAGGCTTGACGGGGACAGTACCCTCTACACCACCACTACGCCATGAACACAAGATCAATGCAACCAACAACACGGAACTCTTAACCAGAGAAGCCATTTCCTCTTTCCTTCAACTCTCTCTGTCTCCAGCTAGATGGCTTGTGGAGTGGGGGGCCAAAGGGAGAGGTGGGGAGATATAAATAAGGGGAAGTTAGGGCATGATTCCCGGCGGGATTGATTGAAGGAGATAAAGATGGAGGGGTACGAGCTAGGCGTGACGGCCTCTGTCAAAAAGTGGTCTTTGAAAGAGACGGGGGTCTtcaccttcttttcttctctgctTTTTCTTTCGGGTTCAGTCTACGAGGAGGAGGCTGGTGGGGAAGAACGGGAGAGGTGCTCCCTGGCCGGCTGCACGTGAACCGTCGTCCACGTGCAGCCCCTTCCCCGATCATCTACATCTGCTTTCTTCTCGATAATATATATTAGACGGAGCAAATCCTTTTTTATCAcctcttctttctttgaaagttTGATCTTATAACCAAGAAAGGAGATGTCAATCAGAAACAATGGAGTTTTGAATGGTTTAATAAGATACTAAGATTCCACAAAAATCCGAGAAGGAAAAGCTCGTTTCTCAGGACTTCTCGTCTTCTTCCAGTTTCAGGCCAGAATAGATCATAGAACGCAGACCTTTTTTCGGTCTCTCTTGGCTTCGCGGATATTTATGGATCTTCCTGCCAAGAAACATCAAACAGCAAAACCAATCAAATTGCTGAAGCGACGGTGAGTCGAGACAAGGAGCCTTCTACTCAAGCTTCTATGAAATGTGCAGTCTGAACGAACATATTCGGCCTGCACATATTACTCAACCCGTTGGTGTGAAGGAGAGAATACTCGAATTTTCGGCCTAGCCTCAGTAACCCACTTCATTCATTTAGAGCATCAACTGCGTGTTAAGGATCGAACGAACTTGGACCTGGCAGCTAAGTAATATATggtggaaacataaaaaaaaacatgtttcttcttcttttatatatatttatgcatCATGTCACATCCCTCCCCTTCCAAAATGTATTTCTATCTTCCaagaaattaactttttttcctttcgtCTGGCCCTTTAttaagttcttttcttttcttatatcatggcattttgatcattttgtaTCCACTTCCATGTTCAGCCTGCACATATCATAAACTTCTCGTCCACGCTCCATTTGTTGCAAAATAAGCTTCTTCTATGCTTCTAGTCCAAATGAAGGATCAAACCGATCTTTCACTTATTATTAACAAACGAAACTGCATCATACATGTATCAAGCAGTGTGTCGCGAGCCAGATTGAGGATTTATTCGTACTAAAAATTtagtatatataatatgaatgCATGACTTTGGCTATTTATAATCACCAGTAATCTAACCAAAGCCGTTTATTTAAAGCAAATAGACGAACAAAATGTTCAACAATTTTGCACAAATTAAATAGCTCAGGAAAAGATAAGAAAGTGTGTCTAACTACCTACGTTCCCCAACCAggctttttatttaaatattttttgttgggtcaatgaaaaatatttaatagctcaaacttttttttttttaactgctccactttttttttttaatagctCAAACTTTTTTAACTAGTTATTGCCATCGGATGTTGCGTAACGTCGCCACTTGATTGCTCATTTTCTTCGTTATAAAAAATGTCATGGGTGCGGGGGGAGTCGAGCCCAGGGTCGGGTCGAGTCCCTACGGTCAAGCCGGTTGAGTCTTGGTTCGAACCTTCTTTGTTTAAACCCATTGTCCTCTCTTCGCCTATAATGAGGCTTGCGAGCACGAGCCCAGCGCTAGGAGGGTATCAAAAAACCGCGACGAATTGAATCGGACCTACGTGCTGTAGCCGATACGATACGGTGGTTTTCCCGTGGAGGAGAGTAGATGTAGATCCCTATGGGATGGGATGGTGACTTTGGGGACATCGGGAACCGTCCAGTTAGGAGCTGCCAGCTGGACGGAGAGCCCAAGGAACTGACACCTGCTGGGCAACCGGGTCCGGGATTCACTTGTCTCGGGTGTGGTATGGAATgcatagaaaaaataaattttttttttttaggtgaatAATTTATTTGCATGTCTCTAATATCCACGGGTCtgatatccaatttcaaatattttttctcttatttaaaataaaacgagcattaaaaagtaaaacttttattttattaatttttaaataattattataTTCCACTATTACAGGTGAAATGTTGTATCAAATAATCGTGAGAACGATAGTTcaaactcttttattttttcaaatgaatataTTACAGTCTTTCCTTTACAAGACAACTTTACATCttccattttattttatgaGCCATTAcctaaattaaaaataacttgtaATCACTGTATTTACTAAAATCTTTAACtttgttaattttatttataaaaggTTGAGTAGGAAGGTGTTAAAGAGAACACGGGAGGGGGCTAGGAAGATATTGGAGTTATTTTGAGTGAAATAGAAGCATGTGCTAAGTTGTTGACAATAGCTTTGGTTTTCTCAAAAGCCAGGGGTTGGGCTCCCACTTTAATGGCGGTTGTCTAGATCCATAAGTATTATGGTTGCTATAATTATTTGACTCATAAATAAACATTTATGGAGTAATTACTAAATTTATATAATCTATAAAAGTGTAGAGTATAAAATTGCTTGTATTTAAGGAGTCTTTGACATGCTCGCGAATCATAATAAATAGTGACAAAAGTGacatttaaattaaattaaagaatGTATTCTTAAAAGCATGCATAATGGTCTGACATTaagatttttttgttaaaggtgttttttttttctaaataaaatattaaaaaatgtctAAATTAAAGCCTGAAtggtaaaaataaatttaaatcaaatgtGCGtgtaaaaacaacaaaaaacaaacttaAAAAACCACTCTCACTTTAACTTCAACCCATAACTCGACAACTGAACACCAGGTCGGTTGAGATATTTGTAAAGGGGCTAAACTTAGTTAGCCTAAGCCGATTTGGTCCTGCCTCGGTTCAAAAGCAAGAGCgaagccaaattttttttttaagagtggGCCAAACGATTTGTAGGTCGGGCCAAAAGAAACAATGGGTCgaaccaaactaaaaaaattagatgtttttaatataaaaaaattcttttttaattagatgtttttaatataaaaaaattcagtccccctctccctccgccCTTGCACAAATGGAAATCGAGCGCCAACaaacctaattttttttcttaattttgaatatatatttatatatttttctttatatttatttttcttcggTCGTAAAATGTTAAGGGAAGGGCGTAAAAGTAAAACGATCTTTTTATTAGATTCTGGAGGGAGGCTGGCCGGAGGAGAAGGGAGCAAGGGTTCAGAAAAAAATGGCTGGTGCCATGAGGGTGTCCGTACAGGGGATGAGGTTGCTCGGGGGAGTTCTGATGCCGAAGACGCCCCTCCTCTCCTCGCCCTGTTCTCTTGGCCTCCCTCGTCACCCATTCCTGAACCCAAATCTCCGAGCTTCAGGT
This genomic interval carries:
- the LOC116261352 gene encoding non-classical arabinogalactan protein 31-like translates to MASLVKSSVLLVALILCSWRSGGVEGTVPVKPSPAPRSRVAVEGVVYCKSCAYKDVDTLVGATPLLGATVKLVCNNSRVPMVVEGMTDKNGYFYIESSKVKVTSYGVHKCYLYLVSSAKSPCNIPTNLNGGMRGAPVLFERSLGGNPPTSLFAAGPFAFAPSICPPSASPPPGHSHGAPTPTPSPPHPPPPHH